In bacterium, the DNA window ACCGTCGACGCCGAGGGACAGGCGGCGCTTCGGACCCATATCGTCGAGATCGGGGACTGAGCGGAAAGTTTTAAGACTTCTTTGCCCGGCGGCGCGCTTTTTTGATCGCGTGGTAGGCGTCCTCAAGGACGGGAAGGACCGCTTCATCCTTCTTTCTTCCCAGCGCTTTCTTGCTCTTGATGATCTGCTCGAGCGGCAGAACTCGCAGCGTGAGAGGACCAACGCGGACCAAGCGACTCCGTTTGTACTCCTGTTCAAAGCGTCCCAGGCCGTGCATGGACACGACGAGGTCGAGCAGGTCCAGACCGTCTCCTCCGATTTGCGGCGGATTGGGGCCGAAGGGCGGCACAAAGAATCCTTTCACGTCCTTGAGTGCCTCACGAAATCGGGAATCGTTCAAATCTTCGATCCAAAGATCGATGTCCTGAGTCACGACAGGGGCCCCCTGGAGTGTCGCTGCGGACAGGCCTACGACGAGAAACGGCACCTTATGGCGCTGCAATGCCTTGAAAAAGGCGGCCTCTTTATCCGTGAAGGGGGAGTTTTTTTGCACGGGTCAGGGCGATTTTGAGACGTTCGGCGGGCGGCTTCGTCAAGAGCAAGAGCGTGTGATAAATGACACTGCGATCCGCCCCGGGATACCGTCGGCAGACAGCCTCTGTCCGTCGCCGGAGCCTCATGATTTTTTGGAGTCCTTGTTTTCGGCCAGCCACAAAGAAAGACTATCGTGCCGCATTCATTGGGTCAATCGGCGATGTCGGTGGAATCTTTCATTTCCATTGACGGGTGAACGATCGTTCACCTATGATTTCATTGTGAAGCCACGTCCCATCCGACCCCCCAACTCTCAAGCCTTGCAGAAGATCCGCTCCTTTCAGGCGCGGTGGGGGCGGATGCCCTCCTACTCGGAGCTTCAGGACCTCTTCCAATTCGCCTCCAAGAACGCCGCCTATAAGTTGGCGAAAAGACTGATCTCCGAGGGTCATCTCCAGGCCGACGAGACGGGGCGGCTCAAGTCCCGGTGGGTCCTGCCCTTCGCGGGGCAGGTGGTGGCGGGGTTCCCGTCGCCGGCAGAGGAGGAGCTGGTCGACGTGATGAGCCTGGACCAGTATTTGATCCGGCGGCCCGAGGCGAGTTTTCTCCTCAAGGTCACCGGGGATTCGATGATCGAGGGGGGGATCCTGCCGGGCGATCTCGTCATCATCGAGAGGGGCAAGAGCCCCAAGTCCGGCGACATCGTGCTCGCGCAGATCGACCGGGAATGGACCCTCAAGTATTACAAGAAGGAGGGGAAGACGGTCTCCCTCGTCGCGGGCAATCCCAAGTATCCGGTCTTGCATCCCAAGGAGGAGCTGGTGGTGGCCGGCGTCGTCGGCGCCGTGGTGAGGAGGTACCGATGACCTGCGAACCGGTGCGGATCGATTCCTGGCCCCGCGGGATTTTGCATCTGGACGGAGACGGGTTCTTCGCCTCCATCGAGCAGGCCATCCATCCGGAGCTGAAGGGCCGCCCGGTGGTGACGGGGATCGAGCGGGGGATCGTGGCGGCGGCGAGCTATGAGGCCAAGGCCTACGGGGTCAAGCGCGGGGTGCCGCTCTCGGAGGTGAGAAAGCTCTGTCCCCAGTGCGTGATGCTGCCCTCCGACTACGAGACCTACAGCCTCTTTTCGAAAAGAATGTACGCCATCATGCGCGACTTCACGCCGGAGGTGGAGGAGTACTCCATCGACGAGGCCTTCGCGGACCTGACGGGGTTCCGCATGCTCTATCACTGCTCCTACGAGGAGATCGCGCGCCGGATGAAAATCCAGGTGGAGAAGGACCTGGGGATCACGGTCTCGGTGGGCCTGAGCCTCTCCAAGTCGCTCGCCAAGCTCTGCTCCAAGTTTAGAAAGCCCTCGGGGTTCACGGCGGTGCCGGGGCACCAGCTGCACATCCTCCTCGCCCGGACGCCCCTGGAGAAGGTGTGGGGGTTCGGGCCCAACAAAACGGCCTATTTGAACAAGCTGGGGTTGAAGACCGCCTACGACTACGTGAGGCTCTCGCGGGATTTCGTCAAAAGGCGTCTGGGCAAGATCGGGGTGGAGATCTGGAGCGAGCTGCAGGGGGAGTACGTCTACAAGATCGACGTGAACGCCAAGCAGGAGTATCAGTCCATCTGCAAGAGCAAGACCTTCCTGCCGCCCTCGCCGGATCCGGATTACGTGAAGGCCCAACTCTTGAGGAACCTGGAGAGCGCGTGCATCAAGGCGCGGCGGTATGATCTCGTCGCGGGGCGGATGACGGTCTATCTCAAGCGCCAGAACTTCACGACCGTGGGGCTCGAGGCGGTCTTGTCCCGGCCGACGGTGGCGACGCTCCAGCTCGCGCCCCTCGCGCGCGGGCTCTTCGAAAAAATCTTCGAGGGGGGGACGGAGTACCGCGCCACCGGCGTCGTCCTCTCGCATCTGGAAAAGGCGAAGCCGATCCAGTTCGGGTTGTTCGAGAATCCGCTCCAGGCGGTGAAGATCGAGGAGGCCTCCAAGGCGATCGACGCGATCAACGCGCATTACGGCAAGCACAGCATCTTCGTGGGCGACGCCTTGAAGCTCCAGGGCCGGCCCCGGGGGAAGAACGACATCC includes these proteins:
- a CDS encoding S24 family peptidase yields the protein MQKIRSFQARWGRMPSYSELQDLFQFASKNAAYKLAKRLISEGHLQADETGRLKSRWVLPFAGQVVAGFPSPAEEELVDVMSLDQYLIRRPEASFLLKVTGDSMIEGGILPGDLVIIERGKSPKSGDIVLAQIDREWTLKYYKKEGKTVSLVAGNPKYPVLHPKEELVVAGVVGAVVRRYR
- a CDS encoding DNA polymerase IV; protein product: MTCEPVRIDSWPRGILHLDGDGFFASIEQAIHPELKGRPVVTGIERGIVAAASYEAKAYGVKRGVPLSEVRKLCPQCVMLPSDYETYSLFSKRMYAIMRDFTPEVEEYSIDEAFADLTGFRMLYHCSYEEIARRMKIQVEKDLGITVSVGLSLSKSLAKLCSKFRKPSGFTAVPGHQLHILLARTPLEKVWGFGPNKTAYLNKLGLKTAYDYVRLSRDFVKRRLGKIGVEIWSELQGEYVYKIDVNAKQEYQSICKSKTFLPPSPDPDYVKAQLLRNLESACIKARRYDLVAGRMTVYLKRQNFTTVGLEAVLSRPTVATLQLAPLARGLFEKIFEGGTEYRATGVVLSHLEKAKPIQFGLFENPLQAVKIEEASKAIDAINAHYGKHSIFVGDALKLQGRPRGKNDIRTYRRDHLLPGETARRHIGLPLLAVDPDSRIIGACADATPKPPRILN